One window of the Lemur catta isolate mLemCat1 chromosome 6, mLemCat1.pri, whole genome shotgun sequence genome contains the following:
- the LOC123639810 gene encoding keratin, type II cuticular 87, translated as MTCGFSSVRRGFRPGNFSCLSACGPQPGRCCITAAPYRGISCYRGLPGNFGSHSVCGGFRAGSCGRSFGYRSGGVCGPSPPCITTVSVNESLLTPLNLEIDPNAQCVKHEEKEQIKSLNSRFAAFIDKVRFLEQQNKLLETKWQFYQNRECCGSNLEPLFDGYIETLRREAECVEADSGRLASELNHVQEVLEGYKKRYEEEVALRATAENEFVALKKEVDCAYLRKSDLEANVEALTEEIDFLRRLYEEEIRVLNAHISDTSVVVKMDNSRELNMDCIIAEIKAQYDDIASRSRAEAESWYRSKCEEMKATVIRHGETLRRTKEEINELNRMIQRLTAEVENAKCQNSKLEAAVTQSEQQGEAALSDARCKLAELEAALQKAKQDMACLLKEYQEVMNSKLGLDIEIATYRRLLEGEEHRLCEGVGSVNVCVSSSRGGVSCGGLTYSTTPGRQITSGPPATGGSITVTAPDSCAPCQPRSSSFSCGSSRSVRFA; from the exons ATGACCTGTGGCTTCAGCTCCGTGCGCCGTGGATTCCGCCCTGGAAACTTCAGCTGCCTCTCGGCCTGCGGGCCCCAGCCCGGCCGCTGCTGCATCACCGCCGCCCCCTACCGCGGCATCTCCTGCTACCGCGGCCTCCCCGGGAACTTTGGCAGCCACAGCGTCTGCGGGGGCTTCCGCGCCGGCTCCTGCGGACGCAGCTTCGGCTACCGCTCCGGGGGCGTGTGCGGGCCCAGCCCCCCCTGCATCACCACCGTGTCGGTCAACGAGAGCCTCCTGACGCCCCTCAACCTGGAGATCGACCCCAATGCGCAGTGCGTCAAGCACGAGGAGAAGGAGCAGATCAAGAGCCTCAACAGCAGGTTTGCTGCCTTCATCGACAAG GTGCGCTTCCTGGAGCAGCAGAACAAGCTGCTGGAGACCAAGTGGCAGTTCTACCAGAACCGCGAGTGCTGCGGGAGCAACCTGGAGCCCCTGTTCGACGGCTACATCGAGACGCTGAGGCGGGAGGCTGAGTGCGTGGAGGCCGACAGCGGGAGGCTGGCCTCAGAGCTCAACCACGTGCAGGAGGTGCTGGAGGGCTACAAGAAGAG GTATGAAGAAGAAGTTGCACTTCGGGCCACAGCAGAGAACGAGTTTGTGGCTCTCAAGAAG GAGGTGGACTGTGCCTACCTCCGCAAGTCGGACCTGGAGGCCAACGTGGAGGCCCTGACCGAGGAGATCGACTTCCTGAGGCGACTGTACGAGGAG GAGATCCGCGTCCTCAACGCCCACATCTCAGACACCTCGGTGGTTGTCAAGATGGACAACAGCCGCGAACTGAACATGGACTGCATCATTGCCGAGATTAAGGCTCAGTACGATGACATTGCCAGCCGCAGCCGGGCAGAGGCCGAGTCCTGGTACCGCAGCAAG TGTGAGGAGATGAAGGCCACGGTGATCAGGCACGGGGAGACCCTGCGCCGCACCAAGGAGGAGATCAACGAGCTGAACCGCATGATCCAGAGGCTGACGGCCGAGGTGGAGAACGCCAAGTGCCAG AACTCcaagctggaggctgcagtgacccaGTCTGAGCAGCAGGGCGAGGCTGCCCTCAGCGACGCCCGCTGCAAGCTGGCTGAGCTGGAGGCCGCCCTGCAGAAGGCCAAGCAGGACATGGCCTGCCTGCTCAAGGAGTACCAGGAGGTGATGAACTCCAAGCTGGGCCTGGACATCGAGATCGCCACCTACAGGCGCCTGCTGGAGGGCGAGGAGCACAG GCTGTGTGAAGGTGTGGGCTCCGTCAATGTCT GTGTCAGCAGCTCCCGTGGAGGAGTCTCCTGCGGGGGCCTCACCTACAGCACTACCCCAGGACGCCAGATCACCTCTGGGCCCCCAGCCACGGGGGGCAGCATCACGGTGACAGCCCCCGACTCCTGTGCACCCTGCCAGCCCCGCTCCTCCAGCTTCAGCTGCGGAAGCAGCCGGTCCGTCCGCTTCGCCTAG